The following are encoded together in the Heliangelus exortis chromosome 15, bHelExo1.hap1, whole genome shotgun sequence genome:
- the TNIP1 gene encoding TNFAIP3-interacting protein 1 isoform X3 codes for MAGMEGRGPYRIYDPGGGSEENGSTAFERLVEENTRLKEKMQGIKSIGELLEESQMEASKLRQKAEDLVKDNKMLMASSALEDLLEIGAIGPDPSSTQATPGSTQPDMEAQKSPSGEFEIVTVEAQGFPQENRRVDLEQPPNEDANLLPQLQQLENTLSGCAKEASKDQVFVRMGYMASELKRLASKVHKNEQRTSFLQTLCETLHSENKELRTKLERDLEQRNQALEKLRCENQELRRMVTLSSQDSGKREAAEQQQQSGAAVEKAPGKGELEAKEKKVKILEHQRRELLEVNKQWDQHFRATKQKYEQKVADLHQELAEARRTLTELESEREQKQRDFDRKLLLAKSRIETEEAEKERLAMEVRDLQQRMRFLQEQLAPVTRQREYQEKEIQRLNKALEEALNVQASPPPIFASIMEPAGKVPQQELLTQNELLKQQVRIFEEDFQRERSDRERMNEEKEELKQQLEKLQKQLVLSNNQLRASKDDCQREKEEKEKLKKLLKQHKQASGERLHPEPLPGPLGPACPPYQYQYSPPVAHPMYHGFEEWQQIRYPPAIPSEHTQGQNFHHFAPPEYAWRPPCAMAHTQNTQAVAGVKPVPKDLGRSWTALTPRTNCAATSAAEE; via the exons ATGGCAGGGATGGAAGGAAGAGGACCCTACCGCATCTACGACCCTGGTGGGGGCTCAGAGGAGAATGGATCCACAGCTTTTGAGAGGCTGGTGGAGGAGAACACCCGGCTGAAGGAGAAGATGCAGGGGATCAAGTCAATTG gggagctgctggaggaatCCCAGATGGAAGCATCCAAGTTGCGGCAGAAGGCAGAGGACCTCGTGAAGGACAACAAAATGCTGATGGCATCATCTGCCTTGGAGGACCTGTTGGAAATTGGAG CCATTGGTCCTGATCCCAGCTCCACACAGGCCaccccaggcagcacccagccGGACATGGAAGCACAGAAATCTCCAAGT GGGGAGTTTGAGATCGTCACTGTTGAAGCACAGGGGTTTCCCCAGGAGAACAGGAGAGTG GACTTGGAGCAGCCACCGAACGAGGATGCCAACCTGCTGCCCCAGCTTCAGCAGCTGGAGAACACGCTGAGTGGCTGTGCCAAGGAAGCCAGCAAGGACCAGGTCTTTGTACGCATGGGCTACATGGCCTCTGAGCTGAAGCGCCTGGCCTCCAAAGTGCACAAGAATGAGCAGAGAACATCGTTCCTGCAG ACGCTGTGTGAGACGCTGCACAGTGAGAACAAGGAGCTGCGAACcaagctggagagggacctgGAGCAGAGAAATCAGGCACTGGAGAAGCTCAG gtGTGAGAACCAGGAGCTCCGGAGGATGGTGACACTGAGCAGCCAGGACAGTGGGAAGAGggaagctgctgagcagcagcag CAGAGCGGGGCTGCGGTGGAGAAGGCACCAGGCAAAGGAGAGCTGGAGGCCAAGGAGAAGAAGGTGAAGATCCTGGAGCACCAGCGCAGGGAG ctgctggaggtgaaTAAGCAATGGGATCAGCACTTCCGAGCCACCAAGCAGAAGTATGAGCAGAAG GTCGCAGATCTGCACCAGGAGCTGGCTGAGGCCCGCAGGACACTGACTGAGCTGGAGTCAGAGAGGGAGCAAAAGCAACGGGATTTTGACCGCAAGCTGCTCCTGGCCAAGTCCCGGATCGAAACAGAGGAG gcagagaaggagaggcTGGCCATGGAGGTGAGGGACCTGCAGCAGAGGATGAGgttcctgcaggagcagctggctCCAGTCACCCGGCAGCGGGAGTACCAGGAGAAGGAGATCCAGCGGCTGAACAAG GCCCTAGAAGAGGCCCTGAATGTGCAGGCCTCCCCACCACCAATCTTTGCCAGCATCATGGAGCCAGCAGGGAAGGtgccacagcaggagctgctgacaCAGAACGAGCTCCTCAAGCAGCAG GTGAGAATTTTTGAGGAGGACTTCCAGCGGGAGAGGAGTGACAGGGAGAGGATGAAcgaggagaaggaagagctgaaacaacagctggagaagctgcagaagcagctggtCCTCTCCAACAACCAG CTGCGAGCCTCCAAGGATGACTgccagagggagaaggaggagaaggagaagctgaagaagctgctgaaaCAGCACAAAcag GCTTCTGGAGAGAGGCTGCACCCCGAGCCACTGCCGGGGCCACTgggccctgcctgccctccgTACCAGTACCAGTACAGTCCCCCCGTGGCTCACCCCATGTACCATGGCTTTGAGGAGTGGCAGCAGATCCGATACCCACCAGCGATACCCAGCGAGCACACACAGGGACAAAACTTCCACCACTTTGCCCCG CCCGAGTATGCCTGGCGCCCGCCCTGTGCCATGGCTCACACCCAGAACAcccaggctgtggctggagTGAAACCAGTCCCCAAGGACTTGG GCAGGTCCTGGACTGCCCTAACGCCAAGGACCAACTGCGCAGCAACGTCGGCAGCAGAGGAgtag
- the TNIP1 gene encoding TNFAIP3-interacting protein 1 isoform X4 — MAGMEGRGPYRIYDPGGGSEENGSTAFERLVEENTRLKEKMQGIKSIGELLEESQMEASKLRQKAEDLVKDNKMLMASSALEDLLEIGAIGPDPSSTQATPGSTQPDMEAQKSPSGEFEIVTVEAQGFPQENRRVDLEQPPNEDANLLPQLQQLENTLSGCAKEASKDQVFVRMGYMASELKRLASKVHKNEQRTSFLQTLCETLHSENKELRTKLERDLEQRNQALEKLRCENQELRRMVTLSSQDSGKREAAEQQQSGAAVEKAPGKGELEAKEKKVKILEHQRRELLEVNKQWDQHFRATKQKYEQKVADLHQELAEARRTLTELESEREQKQRDFDRKLLLAKSRIETEEAEKERLAMEVRDLQQRMRFLQEQLAPVTRQREYQEKEIQRLNKALEEALNVQASPPPIFASIMEPAGKVPQQELLTQNELLKQQVRIFEEDFQRERSDRERMNEEKEELKQQLEKLQKQLVLSNNQLRASKDDCQREKEEKEKLKKLLKQHKQASGERLHPEPLPGPLGPACPPYQYQYSPPVAHPMYHGFEEWQQIRYPPAIPSEHTQGQNFHHFAPPEYAWRPPCAMAHTQNTQAVAGVKPVPKDLGRSWTALTPRTNCAATSAAEE, encoded by the exons ATGGCAGGGATGGAAGGAAGAGGACCCTACCGCATCTACGACCCTGGTGGGGGCTCAGAGGAGAATGGATCCACAGCTTTTGAGAGGCTGGTGGAGGAGAACACCCGGCTGAAGGAGAAGATGCAGGGGATCAAGTCAATTG gggagctgctggaggaatCCCAGATGGAAGCATCCAAGTTGCGGCAGAAGGCAGAGGACCTCGTGAAGGACAACAAAATGCTGATGGCATCATCTGCCTTGGAGGACCTGTTGGAAATTGGAG CCATTGGTCCTGATCCCAGCTCCACACAGGCCaccccaggcagcacccagccGGACATGGAAGCACAGAAATCTCCAAGT GGGGAGTTTGAGATCGTCACTGTTGAAGCACAGGGGTTTCCCCAGGAGAACAGGAGAGTG GACTTGGAGCAGCCACCGAACGAGGATGCCAACCTGCTGCCCCAGCTTCAGCAGCTGGAGAACACGCTGAGTGGCTGTGCCAAGGAAGCCAGCAAGGACCAGGTCTTTGTACGCATGGGCTACATGGCCTCTGAGCTGAAGCGCCTGGCCTCCAAAGTGCACAAGAATGAGCAGAGAACATCGTTCCTGCAG ACGCTGTGTGAGACGCTGCACAGTGAGAACAAGGAGCTGCGAACcaagctggagagggacctgGAGCAGAGAAATCAGGCACTGGAGAAGCTCAG gtGTGAGAACCAGGAGCTCCGGAGGATGGTGACACTGAGCAGCCAGGACAGTGGGAAGAGggaagctgctgagcagcagcag AGCGGGGCTGCGGTGGAGAAGGCACCAGGCAAAGGAGAGCTGGAGGCCAAGGAGAAGAAGGTGAAGATCCTGGAGCACCAGCGCAGGGAG ctgctggaggtgaaTAAGCAATGGGATCAGCACTTCCGAGCCACCAAGCAGAAGTATGAGCAGAAG GTCGCAGATCTGCACCAGGAGCTGGCTGAGGCCCGCAGGACACTGACTGAGCTGGAGTCAGAGAGGGAGCAAAAGCAACGGGATTTTGACCGCAAGCTGCTCCTGGCCAAGTCCCGGATCGAAACAGAGGAG gcagagaaggagaggcTGGCCATGGAGGTGAGGGACCTGCAGCAGAGGATGAGgttcctgcaggagcagctggctCCAGTCACCCGGCAGCGGGAGTACCAGGAGAAGGAGATCCAGCGGCTGAACAAG GCCCTAGAAGAGGCCCTGAATGTGCAGGCCTCCCCACCACCAATCTTTGCCAGCATCATGGAGCCAGCAGGGAAGGtgccacagcaggagctgctgacaCAGAACGAGCTCCTCAAGCAGCAG GTGAGAATTTTTGAGGAGGACTTCCAGCGGGAGAGGAGTGACAGGGAGAGGATGAAcgaggagaaggaagagctgaaacaacagctggagaagctgcagaagcagctggtCCTCTCCAACAACCAG CTGCGAGCCTCCAAGGATGACTgccagagggagaaggaggagaaggagaagctgaagaagctgctgaaaCAGCACAAAcag GCTTCTGGAGAGAGGCTGCACCCCGAGCCACTGCCGGGGCCACTgggccctgcctgccctccgTACCAGTACCAGTACAGTCCCCCCGTGGCTCACCCCATGTACCATGGCTTTGAGGAGTGGCAGCAGATCCGATACCCACCAGCGATACCCAGCGAGCACACACAGGGACAAAACTTCCACCACTTTGCCCCG CCCGAGTATGCCTGGCGCCCGCCCTGTGCCATGGCTCACACCCAGAACAcccaggctgtggctggagTGAAACCAGTCCCCAAGGACTTGG GCAGGTCCTGGACTGCCCTAACGCCAAGGACCAACTGCGCAGCAACGTCGGCAGCAGAGGAgtag
- the TNIP1 gene encoding TNFAIP3-interacting protein 1 isoform X2, with product MAGMEGRGPYRIYDPGGGSEENGSTAFERLVEENTRLKEKMQGIKSIGELLEESQMEASKLRQKAEDLVKDNKMLMASSALEDLLEIGAIGPDPSSTQATPGSTQPDMEAQKSPSVSLGEFEIVTVEAQGFPQENRRVDLEQPPNEDANLLPQLQQLENTLSGCAKEASKDQVFVRMGYMASELKRLASKVHKNEQRTSFLQTLCETLHSENKELRTKLERDLEQRNQALEKLRCENQELRRMVTLSSQDSGKREAAEQQQSGAAVEKAPGKGELEAKEKKVKILEHQRRELLEVNKQWDQHFRATKQKYEQKVADLHQELAEARRTLTELESEREQKQRDFDRKLLLAKSRIETEEAEKERLAMEVRDLQQRMRFLQEQLAPVTRQREYQEKEIQRLNKALEEALNVQASPPPIFASIMEPAGKVPQQELLTQNELLKQQVRIFEEDFQRERSDRERMNEEKEELKQQLEKLQKQLVLSNNQLRASKDDCQREKEEKEKLKKLLKQHKQASGERLHPEPLPGPLGPACPPYQYQYSPPVAHPMYHGFEEWQQIRYPPAIPSEHTQGQNFHHFAPPEYAWRPPCAMAHTQNTQAVAGVKPVPKDLGRSWTALTPRTNCAATSAAEE from the exons ATGGCAGGGATGGAAGGAAGAGGACCCTACCGCATCTACGACCCTGGTGGGGGCTCAGAGGAGAATGGATCCACAGCTTTTGAGAGGCTGGTGGAGGAGAACACCCGGCTGAAGGAGAAGATGCAGGGGATCAAGTCAATTG gggagctgctggaggaatCCCAGATGGAAGCATCCAAGTTGCGGCAGAAGGCAGAGGACCTCGTGAAGGACAACAAAATGCTGATGGCATCATCTGCCTTGGAGGACCTGTTGGAAATTGGAG CCATTGGTCCTGATCCCAGCTCCACACAGGCCaccccaggcagcacccagccGGACATGGAAGCACAGAAATCTCCAAGTGTGAGTCTG GGGGAGTTTGAGATCGTCACTGTTGAAGCACAGGGGTTTCCCCAGGAGAACAGGAGAGTG GACTTGGAGCAGCCACCGAACGAGGATGCCAACCTGCTGCCCCAGCTTCAGCAGCTGGAGAACACGCTGAGTGGCTGTGCCAAGGAAGCCAGCAAGGACCAGGTCTTTGTACGCATGGGCTACATGGCCTCTGAGCTGAAGCGCCTGGCCTCCAAAGTGCACAAGAATGAGCAGAGAACATCGTTCCTGCAG ACGCTGTGTGAGACGCTGCACAGTGAGAACAAGGAGCTGCGAACcaagctggagagggacctgGAGCAGAGAAATCAGGCACTGGAGAAGCTCAG gtGTGAGAACCAGGAGCTCCGGAGGATGGTGACACTGAGCAGCCAGGACAGTGGGAAGAGggaagctgctgagcagcagcag AGCGGGGCTGCGGTGGAGAAGGCACCAGGCAAAGGAGAGCTGGAGGCCAAGGAGAAGAAGGTGAAGATCCTGGAGCACCAGCGCAGGGAG ctgctggaggtgaaTAAGCAATGGGATCAGCACTTCCGAGCCACCAAGCAGAAGTATGAGCAGAAG GTCGCAGATCTGCACCAGGAGCTGGCTGAGGCCCGCAGGACACTGACTGAGCTGGAGTCAGAGAGGGAGCAAAAGCAACGGGATTTTGACCGCAAGCTGCTCCTGGCCAAGTCCCGGATCGAAACAGAGGAG gcagagaaggagaggcTGGCCATGGAGGTGAGGGACCTGCAGCAGAGGATGAGgttcctgcaggagcagctggctCCAGTCACCCGGCAGCGGGAGTACCAGGAGAAGGAGATCCAGCGGCTGAACAAG GCCCTAGAAGAGGCCCTGAATGTGCAGGCCTCCCCACCACCAATCTTTGCCAGCATCATGGAGCCAGCAGGGAAGGtgccacagcaggagctgctgacaCAGAACGAGCTCCTCAAGCAGCAG GTGAGAATTTTTGAGGAGGACTTCCAGCGGGAGAGGAGTGACAGGGAGAGGATGAAcgaggagaaggaagagctgaaacaacagctggagaagctgcagaagcagctggtCCTCTCCAACAACCAG CTGCGAGCCTCCAAGGATGACTgccagagggagaaggaggagaaggagaagctgaagaagctgctgaaaCAGCACAAAcag GCTTCTGGAGAGAGGCTGCACCCCGAGCCACTGCCGGGGCCACTgggccctgcctgccctccgTACCAGTACCAGTACAGTCCCCCCGTGGCTCACCCCATGTACCATGGCTTTGAGGAGTGGCAGCAGATCCGATACCCACCAGCGATACCCAGCGAGCACACACAGGGACAAAACTTCCACCACTTTGCCCCG CCCGAGTATGCCTGGCGCCCGCCCTGTGCCATGGCTCACACCCAGAACAcccaggctgtggctggagTGAAACCAGTCCCCAAGGACTTGG GCAGGTCCTGGACTGCCCTAACGCCAAGGACCAACTGCGCAGCAACGTCGGCAGCAGAGGAgtag
- the TNIP1 gene encoding TNFAIP3-interacting protein 1 isoform X1, producing the protein MAGMEGRGPYRIYDPGGGSEENGSTAFERLVEENTRLKEKMQGIKSIGELLEESQMEASKLRQKAEDLVKDNKMLMASSALEDLLEIGAIGPDPSSTQATPGSTQPDMEAQKSPSVSLGEFEIVTVEAQGFPQENRRVDLEQPPNEDANLLPQLQQLENTLSGCAKEASKDQVFVRMGYMASELKRLASKVHKNEQRTSFLQTLCETLHSENKELRTKLERDLEQRNQALEKLRCENQELRRMVTLSSQDSGKREAAEQQQQSGAAVEKAPGKGELEAKEKKVKILEHQRRELLEVNKQWDQHFRATKQKYEQKVADLHQELAEARRTLTELESEREQKQRDFDRKLLLAKSRIETEEAEKERLAMEVRDLQQRMRFLQEQLAPVTRQREYQEKEIQRLNKALEEALNVQASPPPIFASIMEPAGKVPQQELLTQNELLKQQVRIFEEDFQRERSDRERMNEEKEELKQQLEKLQKQLVLSNNQLRASKDDCQREKEEKEKLKKLLKQHKQASGERLHPEPLPGPLGPACPPYQYQYSPPVAHPMYHGFEEWQQIRYPPAIPSEHTQGQNFHHFAPPEYAWRPPCAMAHTQNTQAVAGVKPVPKDLGRSWTALTPRTNCAATSAAEE; encoded by the exons ATGGCAGGGATGGAAGGAAGAGGACCCTACCGCATCTACGACCCTGGTGGGGGCTCAGAGGAGAATGGATCCACAGCTTTTGAGAGGCTGGTGGAGGAGAACACCCGGCTGAAGGAGAAGATGCAGGGGATCAAGTCAATTG gggagctgctggaggaatCCCAGATGGAAGCATCCAAGTTGCGGCAGAAGGCAGAGGACCTCGTGAAGGACAACAAAATGCTGATGGCATCATCTGCCTTGGAGGACCTGTTGGAAATTGGAG CCATTGGTCCTGATCCCAGCTCCACACAGGCCaccccaggcagcacccagccGGACATGGAAGCACAGAAATCTCCAAGTGTGAGTCTG GGGGAGTTTGAGATCGTCACTGTTGAAGCACAGGGGTTTCCCCAGGAGAACAGGAGAGTG GACTTGGAGCAGCCACCGAACGAGGATGCCAACCTGCTGCCCCAGCTTCAGCAGCTGGAGAACACGCTGAGTGGCTGTGCCAAGGAAGCCAGCAAGGACCAGGTCTTTGTACGCATGGGCTACATGGCCTCTGAGCTGAAGCGCCTGGCCTCCAAAGTGCACAAGAATGAGCAGAGAACATCGTTCCTGCAG ACGCTGTGTGAGACGCTGCACAGTGAGAACAAGGAGCTGCGAACcaagctggagagggacctgGAGCAGAGAAATCAGGCACTGGAGAAGCTCAG gtGTGAGAACCAGGAGCTCCGGAGGATGGTGACACTGAGCAGCCAGGACAGTGGGAAGAGggaagctgctgagcagcagcag CAGAGCGGGGCTGCGGTGGAGAAGGCACCAGGCAAAGGAGAGCTGGAGGCCAAGGAGAAGAAGGTGAAGATCCTGGAGCACCAGCGCAGGGAG ctgctggaggtgaaTAAGCAATGGGATCAGCACTTCCGAGCCACCAAGCAGAAGTATGAGCAGAAG GTCGCAGATCTGCACCAGGAGCTGGCTGAGGCCCGCAGGACACTGACTGAGCTGGAGTCAGAGAGGGAGCAAAAGCAACGGGATTTTGACCGCAAGCTGCTCCTGGCCAAGTCCCGGATCGAAACAGAGGAG gcagagaaggagaggcTGGCCATGGAGGTGAGGGACCTGCAGCAGAGGATGAGgttcctgcaggagcagctggctCCAGTCACCCGGCAGCGGGAGTACCAGGAGAAGGAGATCCAGCGGCTGAACAAG GCCCTAGAAGAGGCCCTGAATGTGCAGGCCTCCCCACCACCAATCTTTGCCAGCATCATGGAGCCAGCAGGGAAGGtgccacagcaggagctgctgacaCAGAACGAGCTCCTCAAGCAGCAG GTGAGAATTTTTGAGGAGGACTTCCAGCGGGAGAGGAGTGACAGGGAGAGGATGAAcgaggagaaggaagagctgaaacaacagctggagaagctgcagaagcagctggtCCTCTCCAACAACCAG CTGCGAGCCTCCAAGGATGACTgccagagggagaaggaggagaaggagaagctgaagaagctgctgaaaCAGCACAAAcag GCTTCTGGAGAGAGGCTGCACCCCGAGCCACTGCCGGGGCCACTgggccctgcctgccctccgTACCAGTACCAGTACAGTCCCCCCGTGGCTCACCCCATGTACCATGGCTTTGAGGAGTGGCAGCAGATCCGATACCCACCAGCGATACCCAGCGAGCACACACAGGGACAAAACTTCCACCACTTTGCCCCG CCCGAGTATGCCTGGCGCCCGCCCTGTGCCATGGCTCACACCCAGAACAcccaggctgtggctggagTGAAACCAGTCCCCAAGGACTTGG GCAGGTCCTGGACTGCCCTAACGCCAAGGACCAACTGCGCAGCAACGTCGGCAGCAGAGGAgtag
- the TNIP1 gene encoding TNFAIP3-interacting protein 1 isoform X9 has protein sequence MAGMEGRGPYRIYDPGGGSEENGSTAFERLVEENTRLKEKMQGIKSIGELLEESQMEASKLRQKAEDLVKDNKMLMASSALEDLLEIGAIGPDPSSTQATPGSTQPDMEAQKSPSVSLGEFEIVTVEAQGFPQENRRVDLEQPPNEDANLLPQLQQLENTLSGCAKEASKDQVFVRMGYMASELKRLASKVHKNEQRTSFLQTLCETLHSENKELRTKLERDLEQRNQALEKLRCENQELRRMVTLSSQDSGKREAAEQQQLLEVNKQWDQHFRATKQKYEQKVADLHQELAEARRTLTELESEREQKQRDFDRKLLLAKSRIETEEAEKERLAMEVRDLQQRMRFLQEQLAPVTRQREYQEKEIQRLNKALEEALNVQASPPPIFASIMEPAGKVPQQELLTQNELLKQQVRIFEEDFQRERSDRERMNEEKEELKQQLEKLQKQLVLSNNQLRASKDDCQREKEEKEKLKKLLKQHKQASGERLHPEPLPGPLGPACPPYQYQYSPPVAHPMYHGFEEWQQIRYPPAIPSEHTQGQNFHHFAPPEYAWRPPCAMAHTQNTQAVAGVKPVPKDLGRSWTALTPRTNCAATSAAEE, from the exons ATGGCAGGGATGGAAGGAAGAGGACCCTACCGCATCTACGACCCTGGTGGGGGCTCAGAGGAGAATGGATCCACAGCTTTTGAGAGGCTGGTGGAGGAGAACACCCGGCTGAAGGAGAAGATGCAGGGGATCAAGTCAATTG gggagctgctggaggaatCCCAGATGGAAGCATCCAAGTTGCGGCAGAAGGCAGAGGACCTCGTGAAGGACAACAAAATGCTGATGGCATCATCTGCCTTGGAGGACCTGTTGGAAATTGGAG CCATTGGTCCTGATCCCAGCTCCACACAGGCCaccccaggcagcacccagccGGACATGGAAGCACAGAAATCTCCAAGTGTGAGTCTG GGGGAGTTTGAGATCGTCACTGTTGAAGCACAGGGGTTTCCCCAGGAGAACAGGAGAGTG GACTTGGAGCAGCCACCGAACGAGGATGCCAACCTGCTGCCCCAGCTTCAGCAGCTGGAGAACACGCTGAGTGGCTGTGCCAAGGAAGCCAGCAAGGACCAGGTCTTTGTACGCATGGGCTACATGGCCTCTGAGCTGAAGCGCCTGGCCTCCAAAGTGCACAAGAATGAGCAGAGAACATCGTTCCTGCAG ACGCTGTGTGAGACGCTGCACAGTGAGAACAAGGAGCTGCGAACcaagctggagagggacctgGAGCAGAGAAATCAGGCACTGGAGAAGCTCAG gtGTGAGAACCAGGAGCTCCGGAGGATGGTGACACTGAGCAGCCAGGACAGTGGGAAGAGggaagctgctgagcagcagcag ctgctggaggtgaaTAAGCAATGGGATCAGCACTTCCGAGCCACCAAGCAGAAGTATGAGCAGAAG GTCGCAGATCTGCACCAGGAGCTGGCTGAGGCCCGCAGGACACTGACTGAGCTGGAGTCAGAGAGGGAGCAAAAGCAACGGGATTTTGACCGCAAGCTGCTCCTGGCCAAGTCCCGGATCGAAACAGAGGAG gcagagaaggagaggcTGGCCATGGAGGTGAGGGACCTGCAGCAGAGGATGAGgttcctgcaggagcagctggctCCAGTCACCCGGCAGCGGGAGTACCAGGAGAAGGAGATCCAGCGGCTGAACAAG GCCCTAGAAGAGGCCCTGAATGTGCAGGCCTCCCCACCACCAATCTTTGCCAGCATCATGGAGCCAGCAGGGAAGGtgccacagcaggagctgctgacaCAGAACGAGCTCCTCAAGCAGCAG GTGAGAATTTTTGAGGAGGACTTCCAGCGGGAGAGGAGTGACAGGGAGAGGATGAAcgaggagaaggaagagctgaaacaacagctggagaagctgcagaagcagctggtCCTCTCCAACAACCAG CTGCGAGCCTCCAAGGATGACTgccagagggagaaggaggagaaggagaagctgaagaagctgctgaaaCAGCACAAAcag GCTTCTGGAGAGAGGCTGCACCCCGAGCCACTGCCGGGGCCACTgggccctgcctgccctccgTACCAGTACCAGTACAGTCCCCCCGTGGCTCACCCCATGTACCATGGCTTTGAGGAGTGGCAGCAGATCCGATACCCACCAGCGATACCCAGCGAGCACACACAGGGACAAAACTTCCACCACTTTGCCCCG CCCGAGTATGCCTGGCGCCCGCCCTGTGCCATGGCTCACACCCAGAACAcccaggctgtggctggagTGAAACCAGTCCCCAAGGACTTGG GCAGGTCCTGGACTGCCCTAACGCCAAGGACCAACTGCGCAGCAACGTCGGCAGCAGAGGAgtag